One window from the genome of Haladaptatus paucihalophilus DX253 encodes:
- a CDS encoding ABC transporter permease: MATRNDTFDTIEWSEYTTDSRSIARRTVAFSLVALAVALGFLYDLFFFPDTEPLVFEWNPTPLDWIFTLSLAIFFCYVLVPLAQNRELTRRRWEQLKANPVAVASLGYLVFFFVTGLVAPMFLSPLRDAIVAADGFRYDITPYQPPFGFTVPFYGIGITRCVGQLANNACHGSLIHPLGTTGSGEDLLIEILQGMRVALEVTLISATLIAPLATAVGTVAAYFGGRVDEVLMRYVDLQQAIPPLFVFLLLQALYGGSILLMIAVFGLLSWGSTARLVRSEALQKTELGFVRAAKGAGSGHLRVIRDHLLPNVSSTVLVSVTLQIPTLVLIEAMLGYFKLHGDGQNSWGYLIYAAFHNDFHPTFLWWAEVIPVVLIVLTVASFSFLGDALREILDPRTREGL; the protein is encoded by the coding sequence ATGGCTACACGAAACGACACGTTCGATACGATAGAATGGAGCGAGTACACGACCGACTCGCGGTCGATAGCGCGACGAACGGTAGCGTTTTCGCTCGTCGCGCTCGCGGTCGCTCTCGGGTTTCTCTACGACCTCTTCTTCTTTCCCGACACCGAACCCCTCGTTTTCGAGTGGAACCCGACCCCGCTGGATTGGATATTCACGCTTTCGCTCGCAATCTTCTTCTGTTACGTTCTCGTCCCGCTCGCCCAAAATCGGGAACTAACTCGCCGTCGCTGGGAGCAACTCAAAGCGAATCCGGTCGCCGTCGCCAGTCTCGGCTATCTCGTCTTCTTCTTCGTTACCGGACTCGTCGCGCCGATGTTCCTCTCTCCCCTTCGGGACGCCATCGTGGCCGCGGACGGGTTCCGATACGATATCACACCGTACCAGCCCCCGTTCGGGTTCACCGTCCCGTTCTACGGCATCGGCATCACGCGCTGTGTCGGCCAGTTGGCGAACAACGCGTGTCACGGAAGTCTGATTCACCCCCTCGGAACGACCGGAAGCGGGGAAGACCTGCTGATAGAAATCCTCCAAGGCATGCGCGTCGCGCTCGAAGTGACCCTCATCAGCGCGACGCTCATCGCGCCGCTCGCGACCGCCGTCGGAACCGTCGCGGCCTACTTCGGCGGCAGGGTGGACGAAGTGCTGATGCGCTACGTGGACCTCCAACAGGCCATCCCGCCGCTGTTCGTCTTTCTCCTCCTCCAAGCCCTCTACGGCGGGAGCATCCTGCTCATGATCGCCGTGTTCGGGTTGCTCAGTTGGGGAAGCACCGCCCGGCTCGTTCGGAGCGAGGCGCTCCAGAAGACCGAACTCGGGTTCGTCCGCGCCGCGAAAGGTGCGGGAAGCGGCCACCTCCGGGTCATCCGCGACCACCTCCTTCCGAACGTATCGAGCACCGTCCTCGTCTCCGTGACGCTCCAGATTCCGACCCTCGTCCTCATCGAGGCGATGCTCGGCTACTTCAAACTCCACGGTGACGGGCAGAACTCGTGGGGCTATCTCATCTACGCCGCGTTCCACAACGACTTCCACCCGACGTTCCTCTGGTGGGCGGAGGTGATCCCGGTGGTCCTCATCGTCCTCACCGTCGCCTCGTTCAGCTTTTTGGGCGACGCGCTCCGCGAGATTCTCGACCCCAGAACGAGGGAGGGACTGTGA
- the thsB gene encoding thermosome subunit beta — MSQRMQGQPMIVMSEDSQRVKDKDAQEHNITAARAVADAVRSTLGPKGMDKMLVDSMGDVTITNDGVTILKEMDIDNPTAEMIIEVAETQEDEAGDGTTTAVAVTGELLKNAQDLLEQDIHPTAVIKGFHLASEKAREEVDNIADEVDTDDEELLRKVAETSMTGKGAELNKEVLSQIIVDAVQAVTVEGTVDLEYVNIETQTGRSAGESELLEGGVIDKDPVHDNMPTSVEDAKVLLLNEAVEVEETDVDTEISINDPDQLKNFLDREEAQLKEKVEQIKDTGANVVFCQKGIDDLAQHYLAKEGILAVRRTKKSDIKFLREILNTTIVSDLDSASEDDVAEGSVTRDESDELFYVSGGDDAHGVTLLLRGSTDHVVDELERGITDALDVVAQTVSDGRIVSGGGAIEVELASRLRDYSDSVEGREQLAVEAFADSLELVPRVLAENAGLDSIDTLVDLRAAHEDGDKRAGLNVFSSDVEDTFEAGIVEPAHAKEQALSSATEAANLVLKIDDIISAGDLSTDKGGDEGAGGAPGGMGGMGGMGGMGGAM; from the coding sequence ATGAGTCAGCGCATGCAAGGTCAGCCGATGATCGTAATGTCCGAAGATTCCCAGCGAGTCAAGGACAAGGACGCGCAGGAACACAACATCACCGCGGCGCGAGCGGTTGCGGACGCGGTACGCTCCACACTCGGCCCGAAAGGGATGGACAAGATGCTCGTCGATTCGATGGGCGACGTCACCATCACGAACGACGGCGTGACCATCCTCAAGGAGATGGACATCGACAACCCGACGGCCGAGATGATCATCGAAGTCGCCGAAACCCAAGAGGACGAAGCGGGTGACGGCACGACGACGGCCGTCGCGGTCACGGGTGAACTCCTCAAGAACGCACAGGACCTCCTCGAACAGGACATCCACCCGACGGCGGTCATCAAAGGGTTCCACCTGGCGAGCGAGAAGGCCCGCGAGGAAGTCGACAACATCGCCGACGAAGTGGATACCGACGACGAGGAACTCCTCCGCAAAGTCGCCGAAACCAGCATGACCGGCAAAGGGGCCGAACTCAACAAGGAAGTCCTGAGCCAGATTATCGTGGACGCCGTGCAGGCGGTCACCGTCGAGGGCACCGTCGACCTCGAATACGTCAACATCGAGACGCAGACCGGCCGCTCCGCGGGCGAGTCCGAACTGCTCGAAGGCGGCGTCATCGACAAGGACCCCGTTCACGACAACATGCCGACCTCGGTCGAGGACGCGAAGGTTCTCCTCCTCAACGAAGCCGTCGAAGTCGAGGAGACCGACGTCGACACCGAAATCTCCATCAACGACCCCGACCAGCTCAAGAACTTCCTCGACCGCGAGGAAGCCCAGCTGAAGGAGAAGGTCGAGCAGATCAAGGACACCGGCGCGAACGTCGTCTTCTGCCAGAAGGGCATCGACGACCTCGCACAGCACTACCTCGCCAAGGAAGGCATCCTCGCCGTCCGCCGCACGAAGAAGAGCGACATCAAGTTCCTCCGCGAGATTCTCAACACGACCATCGTCTCGGACCTCGACAGCGCGAGTGAAGACGACGTGGCGGAAGGAAGCGTCACCCGCGACGAGAGCGACGAGCTGTTCTACGTCAGCGGCGGCGACGACGCACACGGCGTCACGCTCCTCCTCCGCGGCTCCACGGACCACGTGGTTGACGAACTCGAACGCGGCATCACGGACGCGCTCGACGTCGTGGCCCAGACCGTCAGCGACGGCCGAATCGTCTCCGGCGGCGGTGCCATCGAGGTCGAACTCGCCTCCCGACTCCGCGACTACTCCGACAGCGTCGAAGGCCGCGAACAGCTGGCCGTCGAGGCGTTCGCCGACTCGCTCGAACTCGTCCCGCGCGTCCTCGCCGAGAACGCCGGACTGGACTCCATCGACACGCTCGTTGACCTCCGCGCAGCCCACGAGGACGGCGACAAGCGCGCTGGCCTGAACGTCTTCAGCAGCGACGTCGAAGACACGTTCGAGGCGGGCATCGTCGAACCCGCACACGCCAAAGAGCAGGCGCTCTCCAGCGCCACCGAGGCCGCGAACCTCGTCCTCAAAATCGACGACATCATCTCCGCCGGCGACCTCTCCACCGACAAGGGTGGCGACGAAGGCGCTGGCGGCGCACCCGGCGGCATGGGTGGCATGGGCGGCATGGGCGGTATGGGCGGCGCAATGTAA
- a CDS encoding DUF7344 domain-containing protein, with translation MSKRADGMEKTPLSRDIIFQILSNRRRRYAIHYLRRNEGPVEIGELATQIAAWENDVTVEEVTSQQRKRVYNTLQQAHLPKLDETGFIDYDAAHGDVTLTEQAEPLNTYLEIIPDNNLPWSEYYFVLGCISLTLLTGAWFDAGPLGLVPDIGWAVGLAALVTVSGATHMYYYRNLRLGHTEVPEDE, from the coding sequence ATGAGTAAACGAGCCGACGGGATGGAGAAGACGCCGCTGTCCAGAGACATTATATTTCAGATACTTAGTAATCGACGCCGACGATACGCGATTCACTACTTACGACGGAACGAAGGACCGGTCGAAATCGGCGAGCTCGCGACGCAAATCGCGGCGTGGGAAAACGACGTCACCGTCGAGGAAGTGACCTCACAACAACGCAAGCGGGTGTACAACACGCTGCAACAAGCCCATCTTCCGAAACTCGACGAAACGGGGTTCATCGATTACGATGCGGCACACGGCGACGTCACGCTGACGGAACAGGCGGAACCGCTGAACACGTATCTCGAAATAATCCCCGACAACAACCTCCCGTGGTCCGAGTACTATTTCGTGTTGGGCTGTATCAGTCTCACACTGCTGACCGGAGCGTGGTTCGACGCCGGACCGCTCGGCCTGGTCCCGGACATCGGGTGGGCGGTCGGACTCGCTGCACTGGTGACCGTCTCCGGGGCGACACACATGTACTACTATCGAAACCTCAGGCTCGGCCACACGGAAGTGCCGGAAGACGAGTAA
- a CDS encoding alanine dehydrogenase, with translation METLLLNQDAVDENTQMPELIRAIEDAFAAYALGDAQMPAKSYIDLPQYNGDFRSMPAYLDADGWDAAGIKWVNVHPDNPEEFDLPTVMGTMIYSDPETAFPLAIMDGTELTMKRTGAAAAVATDHLAVEDATSMGLVGAGVQSYTQLEAISKIRPIEEVVISDLDEEAVADFIDYFDDEFDVRAGSISEAASCDILSTVTPVETPIVSADAVGEHTHINAMGADAEGKHELADELLLDAKLVIDDHAQTTHSGEINVPYNEGTLTDDDIHGDIGDIVIGELEGRTEDDGVTVFDSTGLAIQDVAAAHVVYEHANENDNGYPFDLLGL, from the coding sequence ATGGAGACACTCCTGCTCAACCAGGATGCGGTCGACGAGAACACACAGATGCCCGAACTCATCCGGGCCATCGAGGACGCCTTCGCGGCCTACGCGCTCGGCGACGCGCAGATGCCCGCAAAATCGTACATCGACCTGCCCCAGTACAACGGCGACTTCCGGTCGATGCCCGCCTATTTGGATGCCGACGGGTGGGACGCGGCCGGAATCAAGTGGGTCAACGTCCACCCCGACAACCCCGAGGAGTTCGACCTGCCGACGGTCATGGGCACGATGATTTACAGCGACCCCGAGACGGCGTTCCCGCTCGCCATCATGGACGGGACGGAGCTCACGATGAAGCGCACGGGCGCGGCCGCCGCCGTGGCGACCGACCACCTCGCCGTCGAAGACGCGACGAGCATGGGACTGGTCGGCGCTGGCGTCCAGTCCTACACCCAGTTGGAAGCCATCTCGAAGATTCGCCCCATCGAGGAAGTCGTCATCAGCGACCTGGACGAGGAAGCGGTCGCGGACTTCATCGACTACTTCGACGACGAGTTCGACGTTCGTGCCGGATCGATTTCGGAAGCCGCGTCCTGTGACATCCTCTCGACCGTGACGCCCGTCGAGACGCCCATCGTCTCCGCCGATGCCGTCGGCGAGCACACCCACATCAACGCGATGGGTGCCGACGCGGAAGGCAAGCACGAACTCGCGGACGAACTCCTGCTGGACGCGAAACTGGTCATCGACGACCACGCCCAGACAACCCACTCGGGCGAAATCAACGTCCCGTACAACGAGGGCACCCTCACGGACGACGACATCCACGGCGACATCGGCGACATCGTTATCGGCGAACTGGAAGGGCGTACCGAGGACGACGGCGTGACCGTCTTCGACAGCACCGGACTGGCGATTCAGGACGTCGCGGCCGCCCACGTCGTCTACGAGCACGCGAACGAGAACGACAACGGCTACCCGTTCGACCTCCTCGGACTGTAA
- a CDS encoding CAP domain-containing protein: MRSLVPVALVLLTVLFFGSYFAGYHVPGERTLDSAQGARVIDVPHDRPGRLTNPNTTRFRRWVEFYVHVAVNEERTKHGLDPLEFDAALRDIARNHSADMGRKGYFEHVSPTGVDPGDRYRREDYHCLRGAGENIAYTYFDLRVRTDTGDVVRYRTARALARGLVTQWMHSPEHRKNILSKHWEREGIGITYTESGRVYATENFC, from the coding sequence ATGCGCTCGCTCGTTCCCGTCGCCCTCGTCCTCCTGACAGTGCTGTTTTTCGGGTCGTACTTCGCGGGCTATCACGTTCCCGGCGAACGGACGCTGGATTCTGCACAAGGCGCACGAGTCATCGACGTGCCACACGACCGGCCGGGACGGCTCACGAACCCGAACACGACGCGGTTCCGTCGCTGGGTCGAGTTCTACGTTCACGTCGCGGTAAACGAGGAGCGGACGAAACACGGACTCGACCCGCTCGAATTCGACGCCGCGTTGCGCGACATCGCGCGAAATCACAGCGCCGATATGGGACGGAAAGGGTATTTCGAACACGTCTCACCGACGGGTGTCGACCCCGGCGACCGCTATCGCCGAGAGGATTACCACTGTCTTCGCGGTGCGGGGGAAAACATCGCGTACACGTACTTCGATTTACGAGTACGAACCGATACCGGAGACGTCGTTCGGTATCGAACCGCGAGAGCGTTGGCTCGCGGACTCGTGACGCAGTGGATGCATTCGCCCGAACACCGAAAAAACATCCTTTCGAAACACTGGGAACGAGAGGGAATCGGCATCACCTACACCGAGAGCGGACGTGTATACGCAACGGAGAACTTCTGCTGA
- a CDS encoding ABC transporter permease: protein MRRYIAKRALWTIFAAYLLLSSIFLVYAYAPDPNQRTAGLLAGMGGGSVEKAEHAYGAARNYDQPILDRYVKWIVAYTTFDWGTNIGGTPVTNLLADAVPLTLVYLIPAVVLSTILGTYIGLYSAVHQHGYVDRLVTAVTYPGLGMPGFWLASWSSLIVLERVSIQASYFDGRYGLWTSQNLPFMLLPIFVVTVNLLTVQIRYARSTSLEYVPSEFVKTLRANGASARDVARHVLRNAALPLVSLFFTETLTMLFITLLVVEMVFGIPGFGSLAFQAIKSRDAGLILATTMIPILIGLVGNFVQDVAYVLVDPRVNYE, encoded by the coding sequence GTGCGTCGATACATCGCCAAACGGGCGCTCTGGACGATATTCGCGGCGTACCTCCTCCTCTCATCCATTTTTCTCGTGTACGCGTACGCGCCGGACCCGAACCAGAGAACCGCGGGGCTCTTAGCGGGGATGGGTGGCGGGTCGGTGGAGAAGGCCGAACACGCCTACGGTGCGGCGAGGAACTACGACCAACCGATACTCGACCGGTACGTGAAGTGGATCGTCGCGTACACGACGTTCGACTGGGGGACGAACATCGGGGGCACGCCGGTAACGAATCTGTTAGCCGACGCGGTTCCGCTCACGCTCGTCTATCTGATTCCCGCCGTCGTGTTGTCCACCATCCTCGGAACGTACATCGGCCTGTACTCGGCGGTGCATCAGCACGGCTACGTGGACCGCCTCGTCACCGCCGTCACGTACCCGGGATTGGGGATGCCGGGCTTTTGGCTGGCGAGTTGGTCGTCGCTCATCGTCCTCGAACGGGTGAGCATTCAGGCGTCGTACTTCGACGGTCGATACGGACTCTGGACGTCCCAGAACCTCCCGTTCATGCTGCTCCCGATATTCGTCGTCACGGTAAACTTGCTCACCGTGCAGATTCGGTACGCGCGGTCCACGTCGCTCGAATACGTTCCCTCCGAGTTCGTGAAGACGCTCCGGGCGAACGGTGCGAGCGCGCGGGACGTCGCACGGCACGTGCTCCGGAACGCCGCGCTACCGCTCGTCTCGCTGTTCTTCACCGAGACCCTCACCATGCTGTTCATCACGCTCCTCGTCGTGGAGATGGTGTTCGGCATCCCCGGGTTCGGGTCGCTCGCGTTCCAAGCCATCAAGAGCCGCGATGCGGGTCTGATTCTGGCGACGACGATGATACCCATCCTCATCGGACTGGTCGGTAACTTCGTACAGGACGTGGCCTACGTGCTCGTGGACCCGCGGGTCAACTACGAGTAG
- a CDS encoding ABC transporter ATP-binding protein has protein sequence MTDPLLSVSGLRTTFETSRGTVKAVDGVSFDVNRGETVCLVGESGSGKTVACESITRLIPTPPGEITDGRIVFDGEDVRDCSSSELREIRGDRIAYVFQNPQNALDPVYSVGRQVAESVRYHRDVSKSAARRRAVELLDRVGIPKAEVRADDYPHEFSGGMRQRVVIAMALAGEPDLLIADEPTTALDVTIEAQILELLADLQDERDMAILFVTHDLGVVAQIADRVVVLYAGKVMERGSVHDIFDHPAHPYTQALLACLPGRGASLQPIGGSMADPVSPPSGCRFHPRCPHATDDCERSGQPPLQGVTDSQHASCIFYREDRDSSVVLGADPEPIPEERQ, from the coding sequence GTGACCGACCCGTTGCTTTCCGTGTCGGGACTCCGGACGACGTTCGAAACGTCCCGCGGGACCGTCAAGGCGGTCGACGGCGTTTCGTTCGACGTGAACCGCGGGGAGACGGTCTGTCTCGTCGGCGAAAGCGGCTCCGGGAAGACCGTCGCCTGCGAGTCGATAACGCGGCTAATTCCGACGCCGCCGGGCGAAATCACGGACGGTCGAATCGTCTTCGACGGCGAGGACGTCCGCGACTGCTCGTCGAGCGAACTCCGCGAGATTCGAGGCGACCGCATCGCGTACGTCTTTCAAAACCCACAGAACGCGCTCGACCCGGTGTACAGCGTCGGACGTCAAGTCGCCGAATCCGTCCGCTACCATCGGGACGTGAGCAAGAGCGCGGCCCGTCGCCGCGCAGTTGAACTCCTCGACCGCGTCGGGATTCCGAAGGCCGAGGTTCGGGCGGACGACTATCCCCACGAGTTCTCGGGCGGGATGCGCCAGCGCGTCGTCATCGCCATGGCGCTGGCGGGCGAACCCGACCTGCTCATCGCGGACGAGCCGACGACGGCGCTCGACGTGACCATCGAGGCTCAGATTCTGGAGTTGCTCGCGGACTTACAGGACGAGCGCGACATGGCGATTCTGTTCGTCACCCACGACCTCGGCGTCGTCGCCCAAATCGCCGACCGCGTGGTCGTGCTGTACGCCGGGAAGGTGATGGAACGAGGGAGCGTTCACGACATCTTCGACCATCCCGCCCATCCGTACACGCAAGCGTTGCTCGCGTGTCTCCCCGGTCGCGGCGCGAGTTTACAACCCATCGGCGGGTCGATGGCCGACCCGGTATCGCCGCCGTCGGGGTGCCGGTTCCATCCGCGGTGTCCGCACGCGACCGACGATTGCGAGCGGAGCGGACAACCGCCGTTGCAGGGCGTGACGGATTCCCAACACGCGTCGTGTATCTTCTACCGCGAGGACCGCGATTCGTCGGTCGTCCTCGGCGCCGATCCCGAACCGATACCGGAGGAACGGCAATGA
- a CDS encoding right-handed parallel beta-helix repeat-containing protein: protein MTCEPTDAEMKRRRLLKTIGAGALASGLAGCSSVSTGNEDGNETSKATASSTASKTTEDGTTAGTDAPPSDGKRVAFGDCTGVLPGECSPQTLTDDITEDTTLGGDCNRYVVEGTIDVTGATLTVTAGTELVFEQNAGLKIAADGTLVAEGTCERPVVFTGQQRTRGFWRGIYFEDSDNPNAMAYCVVEYAGGGDEFWQADDNANLAVGGSSRLAASNCAVRESAAWGFTFGPEVNVDDFSKNIVTANAAGAGFVRDASAHHVDGSGTYAGNDDDIVHVWGRDGLGAGFDATWDALDARYRVAKLVELRTDAHLTIAPGTTLSFEQEAGLKVSESSQLTAAGIDPNTEESKPITFTGEQKTRGFWRGLYFETSDRVPSVLENCVIEYGGGGDEYWTADAHANVAVGGGARARITRSTLRESGGYGFNFAEAVTIDSFVNNTVTRNATGAGHVRDDRAQFLSDTGTYTGNDVDRVYVWQHDDIGTDLDVTWDAIDVPYFVDTGAIETYGNLTIDPGTTVEFGQDAGLKLLDGGTLTAVGIVPDTEESKPITFTGGQKTRGYWRGIYFQQTDRTENQLRNCVVEYGGGGDEYWSADAKANVAVSNGSRARIDGCTIRESGAWGFDFSDDVSVDSFTRNTVTANAEGAGHVRDDTAHFLSDTSTYTGNDEDRVYVWQRDDIRESMAVTWDAIDVPYFIDTGAVSVYGALTIEPGATLEFGQDTGLRMYDGGILSAVGTGDEPITFTGEQKTRGYWRGIYFDDTNRTENELRYCVVEYGGGGNEFWNAKEHANVAVTNGSRLSIRHSTVRNSAGYGYEVTQDSTLTASANSVVDNALGASVNT from the coding sequence ATGACATGCGAACCAACGGACGCGGAGATGAAACGGCGACGGTTGCTGAAGACCATCGGTGCGGGAGCGCTCGCGAGCGGTCTCGCGGGGTGTAGTTCGGTTTCCACGGGGAACGAAGATGGAAACGAGACGTCGAAAGCGACCGCTTCCTCCACCGCTTCGAAAACGACCGAAGACGGGACGACCGCGGGAACCGACGCGCCGCCGTCGGACGGGAAACGGGTCGCGTTCGGCGACTGTACCGGCGTTCTCCCCGGAGAGTGTTCACCGCAGACGCTCACCGACGACATCACCGAAGACACGACGCTCGGGGGCGACTGCAATCGATACGTTGTCGAGGGAACCATCGACGTCACCGGCGCGACGCTCACGGTGACGGCGGGAACCGAACTCGTCTTCGAGCAGAACGCCGGACTCAAGATCGCCGCGGACGGGACGCTCGTCGCCGAGGGAACGTGCGAGCGTCCCGTCGTGTTCACCGGCCAGCAACGGACCCGTGGCTTCTGGCGGGGCATCTACTTCGAGGACTCCGACAACCCCAACGCGATGGCCTATTGCGTCGTCGAATACGCTGGTGGCGGAGACGAGTTCTGGCAGGCGGACGACAACGCGAACCTCGCGGTCGGCGGAAGTTCCCGACTCGCGGCCTCGAACTGCGCCGTCCGCGAGAGCGCGGCGTGGGGATTCACCTTCGGTCCCGAGGTGAACGTGGACGACTTCTCGAAGAACATCGTCACCGCGAACGCCGCGGGTGCGGGCTTCGTCCGCGACGCCTCCGCCCATCACGTCGATGGCTCCGGGACGTACGCCGGGAACGACGACGACATCGTTCACGTGTGGGGCCGCGACGGACTCGGGGCCGGTTTCGACGCGACGTGGGACGCGCTCGACGCCCGCTATCGCGTGGCCAAACTCGTCGAACTGCGAACGGACGCCCACCTCACCATCGCGCCCGGAACGACGCTCTCGTTCGAACAGGAGGCGGGCCTCAAAGTCTCGGAGTCGTCCCAGTTGACGGCCGCGGGTATCGACCCCAACACCGAGGAATCCAAACCGATAACGTTCACGGGCGAGCAGAAGACCCGCGGATTCTGGCGCGGTCTCTACTTCGAGACGTCGGACCGCGTTCCGAGCGTGCTGGAGAACTGCGTGATCGAGTACGGCGGCGGTGGCGACGAGTACTGGACCGCCGACGCGCACGCGAACGTCGCCGTTGGGGGCGGCGCTCGCGCCCGCATCACTCGCTCGACGCTCCGGGAGAGCGGCGGATACGGTTTCAACTTCGCCGAGGCGGTGACGATAGACTCGTTCGTGAACAACACCGTGACACGCAACGCGACCGGGGCGGGCCACGTCCGCGACGACCGCGCGCAGTTCCTCTCCGACACCGGGACGTACACCGGCAACGACGTGGACCGGGTGTACGTCTGGCAGCACGACGACATCGGAACGGACCTCGACGTGACGTGGGACGCCATCGATGTCCCCTACTTCGTCGATACCGGCGCGATAGAGACGTACGGAAACCTCACCATCGACCCCGGTACGACGGTCGAGTTCGGGCAGGACGCCGGACTGAAACTGCTGGACGGCGGCACCCTCACGGCCGTCGGAATCGTGCCCGACACCGAGGAGTCCAAACCGATAACGTTCACGGGCGGTCAAAAGACGCGGGGCTACTGGCGGGGCATCTACTTCCAGCAGACCGACCGAACCGAGAACCAACTGCGGAACTGCGTGGTCGAGTACGGCGGCGGTGGCGACGAGTACTGGAGCGCGGACGCAAAGGCCAACGTCGCCGTTTCGAACGGCTCCCGGGCGCGAATCGACGGGTGTACCATCCGCGAAAGCGGCGCGTGGGGATTCGACTTCTCGGACGACGTGTCCGTCGATTCGTTCACCCGAAACACTGTCACCGCGAACGCCGAGGGTGCGGGCCACGTCCGCGACGACACCGCCCACTTCCTCTCCGACACCAGCACCTACACCGGCAACGACGAAGACCGGGTGTACGTCTGGCAGCGCGACGACATCCGCGAATCGATGGCCGTGACGTGGGACGCCATCGACGTTCCCTACTTCATCGACACCGGCGCGGTGTCGGTGTACGGCGCGCTCACCATCGAACCGGGCGCGACCCTCGAATTCGGGCAGGACACCGGCCTTCGGATGTACGACGGCGGTATCCTGTCCGCGGTCGGGACGGGAGACGAACCCATCACGTTCACCGGAGAGCAGAAGACCCGGGGCTACTGGCGCGGCATCTACTTCGACGACACGAATCGCACCGAGAACGAACTGCGCTACTGCGTCGTCGAGTACGGCGGCGGCGGGAACGAATTCTGGAACGCGAAGGAACACGCGAACGTGGCCGTCACGAACGGGTCACGGCTCTCGATACGACACTCCACGGTTCGTAACTCCGCCGGATACGGCTACGAAGTCACGCAGGATTCGACGCTCACCGCGAGCGCAAATTCCGTCGTGGACAACGCGCTCGGCGCGAGCGTCAACACCTAA